CTAGGAACCAAATGCAGGCCTGACTGTCCAGAATCTATGGTCGCTCGACCACGGCGCTCTGGCTTCCAGCTCTCCAACTCAATCCATTGCATCAGACGCGTTTCTGTTGCGCCCTCTCTATGGGTCCCCGTCCCCAGGTGTCACTGTCTCCGTTCCCACATTTCCTCTCCCTACTTCCCATCTCCTCAGgcctcccctcctgctctgttTCCCCAGGACAGCTCGGGGCTGCGCCTCTGGAAACGCCGCTGGTTCGTCCTCTCCGGCCATTGCCTCTTCTATTACAAGGGTCAGTGCCCTGGCCTGCGTGGGGTGGAcgggtccccacccccaccccccaccgcctcccTTTCCTCTGGCCTCTTGGCCTCCAGATCCCTGTGTGATCCCTGAGCCCAGCCCCTCTTTTGCAGACAGCCGCGAGGAGAGCGTCCTGGGCAGCGTCCTGCTGCCAAGCTACAGTATCAGGCCAGATGGGCCAGGAGCCCCCCGAGGGCGGCGCTTCACCTTCACCGTGAGTCCGTCCCTGGGGTCACTAAGGCACTAGGCAACGGGGGCAGTCACTGGGGCATCCATTATTGGAGATAAAAAGTCTTGACCAGGGTCCGTGGCATCCTCCTTTCTAGAGGTCGCGGGCGTCCACGTCCCCAACTGTCTTTCCCCGCAGGCTGAGCACCCAGGCATGAGGACCTATGTTCTGGCCGCTGACACGTTGGAGGACCTGCGGGGCTGGCTGAGGGCGCTGGGCCGGGCCTCTCGCGCAGAGGGGGACGATTGGTGAGTGTAGGTCCTGGCCGTGGCCCTGACGTCCAATCTGGGTCCACCTaatccccagcccctcccctttaGGCGCTGCCTCGTCAATGTCCAATCACTTGTCTTGTAGCTCAGGAGACTCCGCCCTTCAAGTCCCAACCCCAGGGAAATTCATCTCCTCCAATCAGCAAAGTCTTTCTCTTCTAGCCCCCACCCACCACTTTGTCCAGCCCCCGCCCATCAATATTCCACACTCCCTGGTTGGCTCCCTCGGAAGTCTCCATCCCGAAGGCTGCCACTTAAAGAATgtcaaataggggcgcctgggtggcgcagtcggttaagcgtccgacttcagccaggtcacgatctcgcggtccgtgagttcgagccccgcgtcaggctctgggctgatggctcggagcctggagcctgtttccgattctgtgtctccctctctctcatgctctgtctctctctgtcccaaaaatgaataaacattgaaaaaaaaaattaaaaaaaaaaagaatgtcaaataTAGAAAGACCGTCACTGCCCCAGCCTGACCCAAGTTTCAGGCTGGAGACTCATAGTCTGGGACATTGGGTCCAGAGACCCGGATGGACCTTGTtacactcccccctcccccccgccccccccccccccccccagtcactGCCACACTCTGGGCCTCATTCCTATCTGCAAAATAGGAACAATGATTTATACTGCACCACCTTCGCTTTATTCTGTGTATGTTCCCGTGTGTGCTCATCCGTGAAGTGGGAATAAGGGTTGTTATGAGGCACAAAGGAGTGTTGTCTTTTTCTGTACCCACTCGTTAGTGGGCGACCCAGGTCACCTGCACTTCCCCAGCCGGGAGAGGGCCCTGGTGGCCCCGGTGGCCCCCCGGAGGtgagcagaggggaagagaggcacAGCTTAGAATCACCGGAGGTGGCTCGGCTGTCCAGAGGTCGCGGACGACCTGGGCTGCTCACTCCCAGCCCCACAGCCGACCTCCAGTCTGGACCTCGGATCCGGAGGACTAGGAGCCCCGAGTGAGTTGACGGAGTCTGGGACAAGAAGGTTTTACAGGGCCGAGCATCGAGCATccgaggggaagaagaagggggtgggggggtggggagaaaaggaaaaaaaaagaaaaagaaaaaagttgggggCGTGGCCTaagaggagggcagggactgggaCTGCTTCCCGTAAGGCTTAGAGCTTTCTTTCTTGAGTAGGTGGGAGTTGCTGGAGTTCTTATGGGGTCAGAACCCATAGGGGGCAAGTCCTAAGGAGGAGATGCcacaaagggggaaaatattCATGCTCTGGCTAATAGAGGGGAGTTCTACTCCAGAGGGACCGTCAGACACATTGGAAGGAGACGCACACATGAGGATGACTGGGTGGGTAGTGGGGTGAAGGGGCTCTAGTTGACCTAGTTCCCCTATTCTCTCTTCCCAACAGCCTGTTCACACCCCTCTCTCGCCCTCCATCCCCTCTGAGCCTCCCCCGGCCCCGTTCTGCTCCTGCGCGCAGACCCCCTCCGACCTCGGGTGACATAGCACCTCTTGCCAGACCCCATACCCCTCTGAGTCGCATCGATGTCCGGCCTGCCCTGGATTGGGGCCCCCAGCGCCAGACACTCTCTAGGCCCCCCACTCCCCGGAGAGGACCTTCCTctgaggctgggggaggaagaCCCCCCAGGAGTCCCCAGCACtggagtcaggaggccagaaCACAGGTCAGCAGAGAGGTAATGGGGAGGGGGACTACATTTCCCATATGGCTACGGGCTGTCTTTCCAGGCTGGTCTGCGGGCCATGGCCCCTTGAGCATCATGGGGATTGTGGTTCAGCATAATCACAGCTGGGTTCAGATGTGAGGGGGAAAGTGAACTTCATCTCCCATCAGTCCTCAGGGCTGTCTTTTCAGGCTGGTCTCTGGCCATTACCCCTTAAGTATTATGGGGATTGTAGTCCAAAATACTGTCCTCCAAGACCATGCTGGGAGAAGTAGTGTGGATTACATCTGTCTTGTGTCTCCAGTTTCTTTCCAAGATGTTCACTTGCTATTTTTCTCTGAGCATCATGGGATTGTAGCCCAGAATATCTACAGTTCACCAAAGATGTGAGAGTGAGAGTAGATTACAACTTCCTTTGGTCCCTGGGGCAGTTTTGCCAGGCTTGTCCCATTAGTATCATCCTATGTGTCCCCACGGTGGCACATAGCTGGAGGACAGGTAGTTGAGAAAGTTGTGGGGCTCAGTTCTGAACCTCAGTGAGTCTCCTGAGTCACATCAATTCTGGACACATCCACCCTAATATTTGGTTACTAAAACATGCCGATTTCTAACCATCTCTGTTTCAATATTCCTCCCAGGCCCCCTCTAGCTCCACGTATCTCCAGCTACCCCCGAGAGCTCCCGGGACCCGGGCTTCCATGGTTTTATTGGTAGGTGTCCTGGAGCACCTTGAATCTGCCAGGGcccccttccttgctttctttgctATGGAGAATGTCGTCTCCCGGACTTGTGTGCCTAGAGAAGACTGGGTATTTCCAGGTCCCTTGGCAGACTCTTCTGTTAGTTTCCTAAGACTGTTGCAAACTGGGTGGCATGCATATAGAATATCTCTCCATTCATTCATATCATCTTCCGGGTATATATTcgagttttaagtttttttccgCAGGGATCTTGTGTGCTCTTAGTTAAGGTAATTCCTAAATTCCTGATAGTTTTTATAGCTATTTGAAtggtatctttttctcttttctttttttaacgtttattcattttttgatagagagacagagcatgagggggggaggggcagagagaaagggagacacagaatgcaaagcgggctccaggctctaaactggcagcacagagcccaacgtgggactcgaactcacggaccgtgagatcatgacctgagctgaagttggacgcttaaccaactgagccacccaggtgcctccccccccccccccccccgccttttttcttttttaattctgttttctagCTATGGATGGTATAGAGATATATGATTGATGTTTGGAACTTCATCTTTCCTCTGGGATCCTTTCtgaattgtcttatttttttttttttattttttttttaagtaatgtctacacccatcgtggggcttgaactcacaaaccccaagatcaagagtcacatgctccactgattgagccagccaggcgctcctgaaTTCTCTTATTCTGATCACTCTTTGATTTTGTTGGTTTCTCTGGGTAGGTGAGCATATCATCCGTAAATAATAGTGgttttacttttccctttcctATCCTTACActtcgttttgttttctttttcttttctaatagcaTCGGTCAAGATCTCTACTAGTGTGTGAAACTGTAACAGTAGTAGTGagcatccttattttattttctcctgtaaaAGAAATGTCtgtgtggcgcctgggtggctccgtcggttgagcgtccgacttcggctcaggtcatgatctcacggtctgtgagttccagccccgcatcgggctctgtgctgatggctcggagcctggagcctgcctcggattctgtgtctccctctgtctctctgccccttccctgctcgtgctctgtctctctctgtctctctcaaaagtaaataaacattaaaaaaaaaaaaaagtttttaaattaaaaaaaaaataaaaaaggaatgtcTGAATTTTCTCCCTGAGTTATAACATGGCTATAGCTGTTTGGTGACAGAGCCCATTGGATCTCCCTAAAGCCAAGAATCCGGCGGTTGGTCTACTGAGGTTTGCTAAAGCTTGGAACAAAGCTAATAAGGAGAAAGGTGTCTGTCATTAGAAACAGGGCTTGATTCAGCACTGAGCTACAACAAAGACCTGTCTGTCCATGTGACCcctggcttttctctttctcctcagccGGGTCCCCCCCTAGACTCAGCTTTTCACCAAAGCTTGGAGACAGATGTAAGTCCTCCCTGGCCCAACCCCTGCCGAGTTCTCAGAGGCGGGAAGAGAATGCTTTAGATGGTGGTGGTGGCCGTGGCCACAGGGAGGACAGGGGAAGAGCCAGATCTGGTCCATAAATAGCTCCTGTCCTCCTCTTTCCAGACCCTGTTGACCAAGTTGTGTGGGCAGGACCGGCTCCTGAGGAGGCTACAGGAGGAGATAGACCAGAGGCATGAGGAGAAGGTATGAGGCTCTGAAACGGGGAAGGACTCTTGGCCTCTCCACCCATCTCTCCCTTCCTGAGCCCCAGCGTGCCCCAGGATTTGGGAGgacaccgtctctctctctccctggggctGTACGTGGATTCAGAAGTTGAACCACCTTCCGTCTCGGTGCAGGAGCAGCTAGAAGCAGCCTTGGAGTTGACCAGGCAGCAGCTGAGCCAAACAACCAGGGAGGCCGCGGCTccagggagggcctgggggcGCCAGCGCCTCCTGCAGGACCGACTGGTCAGTGTGAGGGCCACTCTCTGTCACCTGACTCAGGTGAGCGTCTAGGAAGGAGTATGCCCTCCCAGGAGGCCTGAGGACACTACAAGTTGTCAGTGAAGGGGACCTGCCAGCAGAGGCTTATGGGAAGGTGGTTCTTGAGCATTCCCCTCTTTCCAGGTTTTAAACCAGTCATCTTGACGGTCTTAGAGAGTGGGAGGCAAACAGCCAACAAACAGCAGACTTAATTTAGTGGTTTGAGAGGGTGAATTTGACATGGGCTTCCTGGTTTTGAATCTCAgctcctgctgtgtgaccttagaaaaGTTACTTGACCCCTCTGGGCCTTAgatgcccctctctctctctctctctctctctctttttttttttttttttttttttttttttttttttgagagagagagaagacgagtagacagagaaggagagagagaatcttaagcaggttcaacagccagtgcacagcctgacccggggcttcatttcacaaacagtgagatcatgacccgaaccgaaatcaagagtcagacgctcaagcagctgagccacccagttgccccctcAGATGCCTCTTCTATGaacttgaaatgataaaaatagtatttagtaCATACAGTCAttgtaaaaatttcttaaatacatacatatttaaacatacatagtctataatatacatatataaatgagtGATTATTTAACacttatatattatgtaatatattttctatatatgtcatgtatatatcatatatttgtgaatatttaaaagttaGGTACCTGGTAGATGGTAAGAAATATTTACATGTTAGCTATAATTattgttatctgtaaaatggggacattaataatacctacctcacaagaattaaataaatgagagCTAAGTGTAGTGCCTAGTACATGGTAAGCACCTAATAAGTATTAGCTGTGATGATAATGATTCTTCCTTGGGGGTGCTTAGAGACCctgggggtctctctctctctctgtcttgactGTCCCCAGAATTTATTAGATCTGTAGACTCTTCCACCCTAGGGGAGTTCAGAGGTAATCAGAGAATTTAGGGAAACCTGTTACTTGTCTACACTAGCAGCTCATTGGAATGGCAGGTTCCTTATAGACTCTGGGGAATCCTAGTAGTCTGAGCAAAGGGGCTCTTGGGAATTGTAGTCCATATGTgtcctctccccccgcccccctcccccccccccccccccccaatccggGCACTGGGGACCaggccttccttcctcctcctcggGCTGGGAAAAAATGGAGTGGGGAAAGATCTGGTGGGTGGGCGTACTAACCCTGTGTTTCCCTGTTTTGGGCACCTGAGGAGCGAGAGCGGGTTTGGGACACGTACAACAGCCTGGAACAGGAACTGGGCAGCTTGAGAGAGACTCTGGAATACCTGCTGCACCTTGGTTCCCCCCAGGTATACATACCCCTGCCCCGAGACCCCACACTCCACCCTCGGCTCCTTGTCTGCCATTGAAACCCTTTTGGCATTTAAGCCCCTCCCACTTCGTTTCAAACTCCTCCCCTTACATCCTTTCCTTACATTTTGAACCCTTTATTGTAGTTAAGACCTTGCCCTTCGTTTTAAGACACACCTGTTTGGAATCACTCTCTCTTCTGGTTCTAAATCTCTCCTCTAATTTTGAAGCCCTGTCCTCTGGTGCAAAATTTCACCCCTCAGCCCTGCCACATCCTGTGTCCTGACTTTTGCTGTTTCATTTATCCTCCGGAATTTCTAGTTCCAAATCCAATCACTTGGTTCAAGcttcactacttttttttttttttttaaatatttatttatttttgagagagggggggacgggcagagagagagggagacacagaatccggaagcaggctccagactctgagctgccagcacagagcacgacgcggggcttgaacccacaaatcgtgagatcatgacctgagccgaagtcggaggctcacccgactgagccccccaggcgccctattttttttaaatgtttatttattttgagagagacagagagcacgagcaggggaaggacagagagagggagggagagaatcccaagcaggctcctaactgttagtgcaaagccccacttggggctggatctcacaaaccatgagatcatgacctgagctgaaattaagagttggatgcttaactgactgagccacccaggtgcccctaaagattttatttttaagtaatcgctacatccaacatggggcttgaactcacaaccctgatatcaagagtcacatgctcctccaagtgagccagccaggctcaccccccaccctgcttctTCATTCTAAGCCTAATAATCAAGTTTCTAGATCATATATCTTTAGTTTAAAACGTTGACTTCTAGTATTAAATGCATACTCAGATTTAAGGGCTGCTCTCTGCATGTTaaacccctccccctccttcctaaAATCCACTCTCACTGCTAATCCCCCTCCTCGCTGGTGTTAAAAATCACTTGGCACCAGCAGTATATGCAAAGAACCAAATTAGGTTTATTACAGGAATTCAAGGTTACTTTAACACTTGCAAATCAGTCCATGTATTTTtgtaaaaaggagaaaagcctTCATCTCAAGTCTAGCAAATAAAGAtatgaggagcagagaaaaagaagtaaacctattttcatttatagatgacatgattgtatatatgtagaaaatccaaaataatctctGGATAAGCTagtagaataaacaaattcatcaAGGTCACTGAATGCAAGGATAATACGCATAAATCACTGGTCTTCCTGTATATTAGTACCAAATGAATAgagaatatttataaacaatagtGTTCGTAATTGacataaacaagtaaaatatccAGGATGAAATCTAATGAAAGATATGCAAGGCATCTATTTGGCACGCCATAAAACAtcactgagagaaattaaagaagacttacataaatggaaagatataccatgttcatggataggaaagATACCATAATATAAAGATGTAGTCTCTCCAGATTGATTTCCCCAGTGGGGTTTACAATCCCAGTACACATCTGGGAGGTTTCTGTGTAGAGATTGACAAAATGACTCTAAATTGTATCCATCAGGGCAAAAGACTAAGAGTAGCCAAGGCAACCTccaaaaacaaagctggaggactaAGGCAAGTGAATGTCATGTCTGTCTGCAAAGCTACAGTTAATAAGACAGTGTACTACTGTCACAAGTTTAGACAAATAGACAAAAGGGATAGAATAGGATATTCAAGAGCAgattcacatatatttatatgctcTCAAACTTATAACGGAGACAACTGCAGAGCAGTATAGAAAAgacagtgttggggcgcctgggtggctgagttgcttaagcatctgacttcggctcaggtcacgaactcacagttcatgagtgcaagccctgcgtcgggctctgtgctgacatttcagagcctggcgcctgcttcagattctgcctccttctctctctgcccctcccctggttgccctctttctctctttctcaaaaataaacattaacaaattttttttttaaaaaaagagtaggatAAAATTATCCGCGTAACCTCACTTTGTGCAGAAATCTGTCCCCACCCATTGCCccgttctctcccactctctcaaaaataagtaaacataaaaaagttaaaaaaaagaaaagaaaagccagtgTTTGTGATAAATTGTGATGGGTCAAAGGGATATCTGTATGGAAATGGATATCCACAAATAGAGCCTCCATATGCATACATCATGCGTTTATGACTCCATAAATACAGCCTCGCTGATTTCAGACCCATCTTTAACCCTCCTGGCATTTTCCCACCTTTTGAGTAGCggttttctctcctcccccccgccAGGACAGAGCATCTGCTCAGCAGCAACTATGGATGGTGGAAGACACGCTGGCAGGTCTGGGGGGCCCCCAGAAACCACCCCCCAACGCTGAACCTGACTCCCCATCCCCTGCACTCCAAGGCGAGGAGTCCTCAGAGAGGGAGGTGAGACGCACaagcctctctccccacccccagctccctgtcCCATCTGCCCTGGCCCAACTCATCACCcactcccctttttctctctccctttctttctctcagctaACCAACCCCAGGCAAGTATCCTAGGCTCTGGAAGTATCTAGGATACTGTGCTGATTAGCaga
The sequence above is a segment of the Leopardus geoffroyi isolate Oge1 chromosome E2, O.geoffroyi_Oge1_pat1.0, whole genome shotgun sequence genome. Coding sequences within it:
- the PLEKHA4 gene encoding pleckstrin homology domain-containing family A member 4 isoform X2, whose translation is MEEGRPRSSLSLASSVSTISSLGSLSTKKPTRAVSKVHAFGKRGNALRRDPNLPVHIRGWLHKQDSSGLRLWKRRWFVLSGHCLFYYKDSREESVLGSVLLPSYSIRPDGPGAPRGRRFTFTAEHPGMRTYVLAADTLEDLRGWLRALGRASRAEGDDCGRPRSPALPQPGEGPGGPGGPPEVSRGEERHSLESPEVARLSRGRGRPGLLTPSPTADLQSGPRIRRTRSPDLFTPLSRPPSPLSLPRPRSAPARRPPPTSGDIAPLARPHTPLSRIDVRPALDWGPQRQTLSRPPTPRRGPSSEAGGGRPPRSPQHWSQEARTQAPSSSTYLQLPPRAPGTRASMVLLPGPPLDSAFHQSLETDTLLTKLCGQDRLLRRLQEEIDQRHEEKEQLEAALELTRQQLSQTTREAAAPGRAWGRQRLLQDRLVSVRATLCHLTQERERVWDTYNSLEQELGSLRETLEYLLHLGSPQDRASAQQQLWMVEDTLAGLGGPQKPPPNAEPDSPSPALQGEESSERESLPESLELSSSRSPEADWGRPPGGDRDLPSPRSGLGSPRVSRASSPESRRPVSPPPGTKAPLARPRMSAQEQMERIRRNQEFGRPLPRPASPRHLTLGRTLSPARRQPDREQRPVQGHSGAPKWLRSSGSWSSPRTTTPYLPTSEGHRERVLSLSQALATEASQWHRMMTGGHLDSRGDPLPPAPPPPSDPTPQVTSPPRSPVANSSNSGSAGCSHRGSGRGAGPASWEPTWESGTAPPALTQEEGAWPLRVTLLQSSF
- the PLEKHA4 gene encoding pleckstrin homology domain-containing family A member 4 isoform X6; translated protein: MEEGRPRSSLSLASSVSTISSLGSLSTKKPTRAVSKVHAFGKRGNALRRDPNLPVHIRGWLHKQDSSGLRLWKRRWFVLSGHCLFYYKDSREESVLGSVLLPSYSIRPDGPGAPRGRRFTFTAEHPGMRTYVLAADTLEDLRGWLRALGRASRAEGDDCGRPRSPALPQPGEGPGGPGGPPEVSRGEERHSLESPEVARLSRGRGRPGLLTPSPTADLQSGPRIRRTRSPDLFTPLSRPPSPLSLPRPRSAPARRPPPTSGDIAPLARPHTPLSRIDVRPALDWGPQRQTLSRPPTPRRGPSSEAGGGRPPRSPQHWSQEARTQAPSSSTYLQLPPRAPGTRASMVLLPGPPLDSAFHQSLETDTLLTKLCGQDRLLRRLQEEIDQRHEEKEQLEAALELTRQQLSQTTREAAAPGRAWGRQRLLQDRLVSVRATLCHLTQDRASAQQQLWMVEDTLAGLGGPQKPPPNAEPDSPSPALQGEESSERESLPESLELSSSRSPEADWGRPPGGDRDLPSPRSGLGSPRVSRASSPESRRPVSPPPGTKAPLARPRMSAQEQMERIRRNQEFGRPLPRPASPRHLTLGRTLSPARRQPDREQRPVQGHSGAPKWLRSSGSWSSPRTTTPYLPTSEGHRERVLSLSQALATEASQWHRMMTGGHLDSRGDPLPPAPPPPSDPTPQVTSPPRSPVANSSNSGSAGCSHRGSGRGAGPASWEPTWESGTAPPALTQEEGAWPLRVTLLQSSF
- the PLEKHA4 gene encoding pleckstrin homology domain-containing family A member 4 isoform X9, with the protein product MEEGRPRSSLSLASSVSTISSLGSLSTKKPTRAVSKVHAFGKRGNALRRDPNLPVHIRGWLHKQDSSGLRLWKRRWFVLSGHCLFYYKDSREESVLGSVLLPSYSIRPDGPGAPRGRRFTFTAEHPGMRTYVLAADTLEDLRGWLRALGRASRAEGDDCGRPRSPALPQPGEGPGGPGGPPEVSRGEERHSLESPEVARLSRGRGRPGLLTPSPTADLQSGPRIRRTRSPDLFTPLSRPPSPLSLPRPRSAPARRPPPTSGDIAPLARPHTPLSRIDVRPALDWGPQRQTLSRPPTPRRGPSSEAGGGRPPRSPQHWSQEARTQVSREAPSSSTYLQLPPRAPGTRASMVLLERERVWDTYNSLEQELGSLRETLEYLLHLGSPQDRASAQQQLWMVEDTLAGLGGPQKPPPNAEPDSPSPALQGEESSERESLPESLELSSSRSPEADWGRPPGGDRDLPSPRSGLGSPRVSRASSPESRRPVSPPPGTKAPLARPRMSAQEQMERIRRNQEFGRPLPRPASPRHLTLGRTLSPARRQPDREQRPVQGHSGAPKWLRSSGSWSSPRTTTPYLPTSEGHRERVLSLSQALATEASQWHRMMTGGHLDSRGDPLPPAPPPPSDPTPQVTSPPRSPVANSSNSGSAGCSHRGSGRGAGPASWEPTWESGTAPPALTQEEGAWPLRVTLLQSSF
- the PLEKHA4 gene encoding pleckstrin homology domain-containing family A member 4 isoform X11, with the protein product MRTYVLAADTLEDLRGWLRALGRASRAEGDDCGRPRSPALPQPGEGPGGPGGPPEVSRGEERHSLESPEVARLSRGRGRPGLLTPSPTADLQSGPRIRRTRSPDLFTPLSRPPSPLSLPRPRSAPARRPPPTSGDIAPLARPHTPLSRIDVRPALDWGPQRQTLSRPPTPRRGPSSEAGGGRPPRSPQHWSQEARTQVSREAPSSSTYLQLPPRAPGTRASMVLLPGPPLDSAFHQSLETDTLLTKLCGQDRLLRRLQEEIDQRHEEKEQLEAALELTRQQLSQTTREAAAPGRAWGRQRLLQDRLVSVRATLCHLTQERERVWDTYNSLEQELGSLRETLEYLLHLGSPQDRASAQQQLWMVEDTLAGLGGPQKPPPNAEPDSPSPALQGEESSERESLPESLELSSSRSPEADWGRPPGGDRDLPSPRSGLGSPRVSRASSPESRRPVSPPPGTKAPLARPRMSAQEQMERIRRNQEFGRPLPRPASPRHLTLGRTLSPARRQPDREQRPVQGHSGAPKWLRSSGSWSSPRTTTPYLPTSEGHRERVLSLSQALATEASQWHRMMTGGHLDSRGDPLPPAPPPPSDPTPQVTSPPRSPVANSSNSGSAGCSHRGSGRGAGPASWEPTWESGTAPPALTQEEGAWPLRVTLLQSSF